DNA sequence from the Parasphaerochaeta coccoides DSM 17374 genome:
GGAAAAAAATCAAAAACGACGCTTCTATCCTTGCTTTCTGGAGCTATTTCCTGATTTTGCCTCTTTTTTCCCCCTCCGCGGCATATTACGCTTCCACTTAAGAAAACAAGGGAGGCAGGATGAAAAAAGAATGGTATTCGCAACAGAGGCTTGCGGCGATACAGAAATGGAAAGACCTGGCATATGGGATGTTTGTTCATTTCGGATTATATTCCTTGTGCGGCGGCGTATGGGACGGGGAAAATGTTAAGGTTGGCTACAGTGAGCAAATCCTTTCCCATGGGCCTGTTCCGCAGGATTCCTATGAGGCACTTAAACATTCTTTCTCGATAGAAAATTTTGATGCTGATGCAATAGCTTCGCTGGCTGTGGCGGCCGGCATGCGGTATATCGTCCTGACTGCCAAGCATCATGATGGGTTCTGCCTTTTTGATACTGCCACTACTGATTACTCCACCATGCATTCCCCCTGTAGGAAAGATATTGTCGCGGAAATGAGTCGTGCATGTTCTACGCATGGACTTGGTTTCGGGCTCTATTATTCCTGGATTGACTGGCATTTCCCCTATGCTTTGCCGATTAGCCCTCACAATTCTGATGCAATTCCGCTGGAGCATATGGATTACACCATGGCGCAGCTTACGGAACTGCTTACTGGTTATGGTGAGATTTGCGAGCTATGGATGGACATGGGAGCCCCGACGCGCGATCAATCACGGCACGTGGCGGATTTGGCTCACTCCTTGCAGCCGAATATCATGGTGAATGGGCGTGTTTGGAATGATTGCGGGGATTTCCTGACCATGGGCGACAATCAGTTTCCTGAGCATGAGCTGCAAATGCCATGGCAGACACCTGCGACCATTTACCATGAAACGTGGGGTTATCGGAGCTGGCAGGAAAGAAAAGATGCGCAAGGGAAGGTTTTCCAATTGTCTTCCGCTTTGTTTTCCGTTCTGGACGGAGGAGGAAACTATCTTTTGAACATAGGCCCCACGGGCGATGGTTCCATAGTGCCGTTTGAGCGTGAGGTTCTGGAAGGTATTGGAAGGGAAGTCCGTAAAAGAGGCTTATCCCGGAATCCGCAAGGTACAGTCATAGCGGAACGGATCGAAAAAAACGAGACAGTCCATGAACTGGGAGGCGCCACGAAGCAATACAGGTACACGGGAGGCGATTATTATTCGTTTCATCCTATCGTTACAGCTTTGTCATGGAAAATTGAACTGGAACGGGACGCTGTGTATGAGGTTGCGTACCGCTTGTCTGCTCATCTTGAGAAAGAAATGAAACTATGCCTTGATTGGGAACATGATGGCGGAGCCTCCGATGATGATTCAGATGGCACGTTCATTTTTACTTTGAAGCGAGGTCATCAGGAGTCCATTATTTTCACGAATATGGTTATGCGTGCAGGAATCACTACGCTGACGCTCCATACTGTTGGCAGTCCAATAAAACGTCCTGAGCTGGAAGGTGAAGATATAATCTTGCTTTTGAGAAAACAGAGGAAGGAATGAACATGTCTGAAAAAGCTCCCAATATCCTTTTCATTGTGACAGATGATCAGCGGTACGACACAATCAACGCTTTGGGCAATGAGGAAATCATTACACCGAATTTCGACCGCCTGGTTTCGGAAGGAACCAGTTTTCTCAATGCGTATATTCCGTGTGGATTGACCGGTGCTGTCTGTATGCCTTCCCGTGCCATGATCCATACAGGAAAAGGCTTGTATGGGCTTCAGGGCAATGGAGAGGATATTCCTTGTCAGGATACTTTGCTTGGAGAGCATTTGATCA
Encoded proteins:
- a CDS encoding alpha-L-fucosidase, with translation MKKEWYSQQRLAAIQKWKDLAYGMFVHFGLYSLCGGVWDGENVKVGYSEQILSHGPVPQDSYEALKHSFSIENFDADAIASLAVAAGMRYIVLTAKHHDGFCLFDTATTDYSTMHSPCRKDIVAEMSRACSTHGLGFGLYYSWIDWHFPYALPISPHNSDAIPLEHMDYTMAQLTELLTGYGEICELWMDMGAPTRDQSRHVADLAHSLQPNIMVNGRVWNDCGDFLTMGDNQFPEHELQMPWQTPATIYHETWGYRSWQERKDAQGKVFQLSSALFSVLDGGGNYLLNIGPTGDGSIVPFEREVLEGIGREVRKRGLSRNPQGTVIAERIEKNETVHELGGATKQYRYTGGDYYSFHPIVTALSWKIELERDAVYEVAYRLSAHLEKEMKLCLDWEHDGGASDDDSDGTFIFTLKRGHQESIIFTNMVMRAGITTLTLHTVGSPIKRPELEGEDIILLLRKQRKE